CAACGAGTAAAACTCCTTTTATCGTAAAACTGCATAAAGTATAATTTGAGGCTTAAAGATAGTAAAACTTAACAATTACCATGTGCTTATTAAGGTACTAACGCAGTAGCAAATTATTTTAGTATTTAGTTATTAACATAGTAGTTAAATTGCAAACAGTGGTTTTTTTAGTAGGGGTATAAAAAGTATATTTGTACAAAACAACAACCGTAATGCTAAGTATTAACCCTAAAGAAATACCTACTGCAAAACTGCAAGGCTACCTGCAAGGCGCAATAGGACCACGACCTATAGCTTTTGCTAGTACCGTAAACGAAAACGGCGTACCCAACCTTTCGCCATTTAGTTTTTTTAATGTGTTTAGTGCCAACCCGCCTGTATTGGTTTTTTCGCCAGCACGTAGGGTACGCAATAACACTACAAAGCACACACTTATTAATGCCGAGCTTACTAAAGAAGTGGTTATAAATGTGGTTAATTACGCTATTGTGCAACAAGCATCATTATCTAGCACCGAGTATGCCGATGGTATAAATGAGTTTGAAAAAGCAGGACTTACCATGCTACCAAGCGATGTTGTAAAACCGTTCCGCGTTAAAGAATCGCCTGTACAGTTTGAGTGCAAGGTAACCGATATTATTGCATTGGGTAACGAAGGTGGCGCAGGCAACTTAATACTATGCGAAGTAGTAAAATTACATATTGACGAAGCTATATTGGATGCAAACGGTGCTGTAGAC
The Flavobacterium litorale genome window above contains:
- a CDS encoding flavin reductase family protein, which encodes MLSINPKEIPTAKLQGYLQGAIGPRPIAFASTVNENGVPNLSPFSFFNVFSANPPVLVFSPARRVRNNTTKHTLINAELTKEVVINVVNYAIVQQASLSSTEYADGINEFEKAGLTMLPSDVVKPFRVKESPVQFECKVTDIIALGNEGGAGNLILCEVVKLHIDEAILDANGAVDQTKIDLVSRMGGNWYSRANQGLFEVEKPLTTLGIGVDNVPDFVKECGIFNGNDLGKLGNVETLPSDEAIAAFIKDDFEIKALLSADDATKKYQKAKQYLDDNEVLTAWKVLLAEKNF